A window from Dunckerocampus dactyliophorus isolate RoL2022-P2 chromosome 15, RoL_Ddac_1.1, whole genome shotgun sequence encodes these proteins:
- the pcdh7b gene encoding protocadherin-7b isoform X5 translates to MRTTGAVDYLYYCMLILQFVHQPAAKQVLRYRLAEEGPPDVRVGNVAADLGIVAGSGEVTFTLESGSDFFKIDNITGELTTNERRIDREKLQQCQMIFDENECFIDFEVSVIGPAQSWVDLFEGKVIILDINDNTPSFPSPVLTLSVEENRPIGTLYLLPTATDRDFGRNGIERYELIQDNGENSRRSSGDSYSGKRRFEEGASRSSVFELQVADTTDGEKQPQLIIKGALDREQRDSYELTLRVRDGGDPPRSSQAILRVMITDVNDNSPRFEKSVYEADLLENSSPGTPILQLKAADADVGVNGQIEYVFGAATESVRRLLRLDESTGWLSVLHRIDREEVSQLRFTVMARDRGQPPKMDKATVVLNIKDENDNVPAIEIRKIGRIFLKDGVANVAEDVVVDTPIALVQVSDRDQGENGIVTCTVVGDVPFQLKPASEMEGEQNKKKYFLHTSAPLDYEAMQEYNVVIVAVDSGSPSLASNNSLMVKVGDTNDNAPIFNLNVVEVSFPENNAPGERVTTVAAIDADSAKNAEISYSLDSSVNGIFSIDADSGDIRVNTILDREQTERYEFKVIAKDKGINTLQGSATVVVLVADKNDNEPKFMQDVFTFYVKENLEPNSPVGMVTVIDVDKGQNAQMSLFIEEEEDIFSIENDTGTIFSTLSFDREQKTTYTFRVKAVDGGDPPRSATATVSLFVMDDNDNAPTVTFPINSSYTLLPPSSNIRTVVRTVIATDTDTGINADLNYSIIGGNPFKLFEIDGGTGVISLVGKLEQKHYGLHRLVVQVNDSGQPSQSTTTLVHVYVNETLSNSTVVEAQVAKSLSTSLNTNIAGDPNYDLSKQRLSIVIGVVSGIMTVILIILVVVMARYCRPKNKNGYEAGKKDHEDFFTPQQHDKSKKPKKDKKKQKSKQPLYSSIVTVEASKPNGQRYDGVNEKLSDSPGMGRYRSVNGGPGSPDLARHYKSSSPLPTVQLHPQSPTAGKKHQAVQDLPPANTFVGTGDNISLGSDHCSDYSSQTINKYNKQPFRRVTFSVVSQPQDPHQQGSLQSCYDSGLDESETPSSKSSSGPRLGALPLPEDSYERTTPDGSVGEKEH, encoded by the coding sequence ATGAGGACTACTGGTGCAGTGGACTATTTGTACTATTGCATGCTCATTCTACAGTTCGTGCATCAGCCCGCTGCCAAGCAAGTGCTCCGGTACCGTTTAGCAGAGGAGGGACCCCCGGACGTGAGGGTGGGCAACGTGGCCGCAGACCTGGGCATCGTTGCCGGGTCCGGCGAGGTGACTTTCACGCTTGAGTCAGGCTCTGATTTTTTCAAAATAGACAACATCACAGGTGAGCTCACCACCAACGAGAGACGGATAGATCGTGAAAAACTACAACAGTGCCAAATGATATTTGATGAGAACGAGTGCTTTATAGATTTTGAGGTATCAGTGATCGGCCCAGCCCAGAGCTGGGTTGATCTCTTTGAGGGAAAAGTCATCATTCTAGATATAAATGATAACACTCCGTCTTTCCCTTCACCTGTCCTGACTCTATCTGTGGAGGAAAACAGACCCATTGGAACCCTTTATTTGCTGCCCACAGCCACAGACAGAGATTTTGGCAGGAATGGAATAGAGAGGTATGAGCTCATTCAGGACAACGGGGAGAACTCAAGGCGCTCCTCCGGGGATTCATACTCTGGGAAGAGGAGGTTTGAGGAGGGCGCAAGCAGGAGTAGTGTCTTTGAGCTGCAAGTTGCAGACACCACTGATGGAGAGAAGCAGCCACAGCTCATCATCAAGGGGGCGCTTGATCGGGAACAGAGAGACTCCTATGAGCTCACATTACGCGTGAGGGACGGAGGCGATCCTCCACGGTCCTCGCAGGCCATCCTGCGGGTGATGATCACTGATGTGAATGACAACAGTCCCCGGTTTGAGAAGAGCGTGTATGAGGCAGACCTACTGGAGAACAGTTCCCCTGGCACCCCCATCCTGCAGCTCAAGGCAGCCGACGCAGACGTGGGGGTAAATGGTCAAATAGAGTATGTGTTCGGGGCAGCCACAGAGTCTGTGAGGAGGCTGCTGCGGTTGGACGAGAGCACGGGGTGGCTAAGTGTATTGCACCGCATAGACAGGGAAGAAGTGAGCCAACTGAGGTTCACAGTAATGGCACGTGACCGAGGCCAACCTCCAAAAATGGACAAGGCCACAGTGGTGCTCAACATCAAGGATGAGAACGACAACGTCCCCGCAATTGAGATACGTAAAATTGGACGTATTTTTCTGAAAGATGGAGTTGCAAACGTGGCTGAGGATGTAGTGGTGGACACGCCCATCGCCCTGGTTCAGGTGTCAGATCGCGACCAGGGCGAGAACGGCATTGTGACCTGCACAGTGGTGGGCGACGTTCCCTTCCAGCTCAAGCCAGCGAGCGAGATGGAGGGCGAGCAGAACAAAAAGAAATATTTCCTTCATACATCAGCACCGTTGGACTATGAGGCCATGCAGGAATACAACGTGGTCATCGTGGCTGTGGACTCAGGAAGCCCTAGTCTGGCCAGTAATAACTCTCTGATGGTCAAAGTGGGGGACACAAATGACAACGCTCCCATCTTTAACCTCAATGTAGTAGAGGTGTCATTCCCAGAGAACAATGCTCCTGGTGAGAGGGTGACAACAGTGGCAGCCATTGATGCAGACAGTGCGAAGAACGCTGAAATATCCTATTCCCTCGACTCCTCTGTAAATGGGATTTTCTCTATTGATGCAGACAGTGGAGACATCCGAGTAAACACCATCCTGGATCGAGAGCAAACTGAGCGCTACGAATTTAAAGTGATAGCCAAAGATAAGGGCATAAACACCTTACAGGGTTCCGCAACAGTGGTCGTCCTTGTggcagacaaaaatgacaacgaGCCAAAGTTCATGCAAGATGTGTTTACCTTCTATGTCAAAGAGAACCTCGAGCCAAACAGCCCAGTAGGCATGGTTACAGTCATTGATGTAGATAAAGGCCAAAATGCACAAATGAGTCTTTTtattgaggaggaggaagacatcttttccattgaaaatgacacTGGGACTATTTTCTCAACATTGTCCTTTGACAGGGAGCAGAAAACCACATACACCTTCCGTGTGAAAGCAGTAGATGGAGGTGACCCGCCCAGGTCAGCTACTGCCACCGTGTCACTGTTTGTTATGGATGATAATGACAATGCACCGACTGTCACCTTCCCAATAAACAGCTCCTACACTCTTCTCCCGCCCTCCAGCAACATCAGAACAGTAGTGAGGACGGTTATAGCCACCGACACAGACACTGGCATCAACGCGGACCTCAACTACAGCATTATTGGTGGGAACCCCTTCAAGCTGTTTGAGATTGATGGGGGCACTGGTGTCATTTCACTGGTGGGGAAGCTGGAGCAGAAGCACTATGGACTGCACCGGCTAGTGGTCCAGGTGAATGACAGTGGGCAGCCTTCCCAGAGCACTACAACGCTTGTTCATGTCTATGTTAATGAGACTCTTTCCAATTCCACTGTGGTCGAGGCGCAGGTGGCAAAGAGCCTGAGCACGTCTCTCAATACAAACATCGCCGGTGACCCCAATTACGACCTCAGCAAACAGCGTCTGAGCATTGTCATTGGAGTCGTTTCAGGAATCATGACAGTCATCCTCATTATCCTGGTGGTTGTCATGGCCCGCTACTGTCGGCCCAAGAACAAGAATGGCTATGAGGCCGGCAAGAAGGACCACGAAGATTTCTTCACGCCGCAGCAGCACGACAAGTCCAAGAAGCCCaagaaagacaagaagaagCAGAAGTCCAAGCAGCCGCTCTACAGCAGCATCGTTACAGTGGAGGCCTCTAAGCCCAATGGTCAGCGCTACGATGGCGTCAACGAGAAGCTGTCAGACAGCCCCGGCATGGGCCGCTACCGCTCGGTCAATGGAGGGCCTGGCAGCCCTGATCTGGCTCGACACTACAAGTCCAGCTCACCGCTCCCCACCGTGCAGCTTCACCCGCAGTCCCCAACGGCTGGCAAAAAGCACCAGGCGGTTCAGGACCTGCCCCCAGCCAATACATTTGTTGGCACCGGAGATAACATTTCGCTGGGATCGGACCACTGCTCCGACTACAGCAGTCAGACCATCAACAAGTACAACAAACAG
- the pcdh7b gene encoding protocadherin-7b isoform X6 → MRTTGAVDYLYYCMLILQFVHQPAAKQVLRYRLAEEGPPDVRVGNVAADLGIVAGSGEVTFTLESGSDFFKIDNITGELTTNERRIDREKLQQCQMIFDENECFIDFEVSVIGPAQSWVDLFEGKVIILDINDNTPSFPSPVLTLSVEENRPIGTLYLLPTATDRDFGRNGIERYELIQDNGENSRRSSGDSYSGKRRFEEGASRSSVFELQVADTTDGEKQPQLIIKGALDREQRDSYELTLRVRDGGDPPRSSQAILRVMITDVNDNSPRFEKSVYEADLLENSSPGTPILQLKAADADVGVNGQIEYVFGAATESVRRLLRLDESTGWLSVLHRIDREEVSQLRFTVMARDRGQPPKMDKATVVLNIKDENDNVPAIEIRKIGRIFLKDGVANVAEDVVVDTPIALVQVSDRDQGENGIVTCTVVGDVPFQLKPASEMEGEQNKKKYFLHTSAPLDYEAMQEYNVVIVAVDSGSPSLASNNSLMVKVGDTNDNAPIFNLNVVEVSFPENNAPGERVTTVAAIDADSAKNAEISYSLDSSVNGIFSIDADSGDIRVNTILDREQTERYEFKVIAKDKGINTLQGSATVVVLVADKNDNEPKFMQDVFTFYVKENLEPNSPVGMVTVIDVDKGQNAQMSLFIEEEEDIFSIENDTGTIFSTLSFDREQKTTYTFRVKAVDGGDPPRSATATVSLFVMDDNDNAPTVTFPINSSYTLLPPSSNIRTVVRTVIATDTDTGINADLNYSIIGGNPFKLFEIDGGTGVISLVGKLEQKHYGLHRLVVQVNDSGQPSQSTTTLVHVYVNETLSNSTVVEAQVAKSLSTSLNTNIAGDPNYDLSKQRLSIVIGVVSGIMTVILIILVVVMARYCRPKNKNGYEAGKKDHEDFFTPQQHDKSKKPKKDKKKQKSKQPLYSSIVTVEASKPNGQRYDGVNEKLSDSPGMGRYRSVNGGPGSPDLARHYKSSSPLPTVQLHPQSPTAGKKHQAVQDLPPANTFVGTGDNISLGSDHCSDYSSQTINKYNKQARVWHRAALRRLQAPSPPCFLMTPRAMSQQANVSASLGLVAT, encoded by the coding sequence ATGAGGACTACTGGTGCAGTGGACTATTTGTACTATTGCATGCTCATTCTACAGTTCGTGCATCAGCCCGCTGCCAAGCAAGTGCTCCGGTACCGTTTAGCAGAGGAGGGACCCCCGGACGTGAGGGTGGGCAACGTGGCCGCAGACCTGGGCATCGTTGCCGGGTCCGGCGAGGTGACTTTCACGCTTGAGTCAGGCTCTGATTTTTTCAAAATAGACAACATCACAGGTGAGCTCACCACCAACGAGAGACGGATAGATCGTGAAAAACTACAACAGTGCCAAATGATATTTGATGAGAACGAGTGCTTTATAGATTTTGAGGTATCAGTGATCGGCCCAGCCCAGAGCTGGGTTGATCTCTTTGAGGGAAAAGTCATCATTCTAGATATAAATGATAACACTCCGTCTTTCCCTTCACCTGTCCTGACTCTATCTGTGGAGGAAAACAGACCCATTGGAACCCTTTATTTGCTGCCCACAGCCACAGACAGAGATTTTGGCAGGAATGGAATAGAGAGGTATGAGCTCATTCAGGACAACGGGGAGAACTCAAGGCGCTCCTCCGGGGATTCATACTCTGGGAAGAGGAGGTTTGAGGAGGGCGCAAGCAGGAGTAGTGTCTTTGAGCTGCAAGTTGCAGACACCACTGATGGAGAGAAGCAGCCACAGCTCATCATCAAGGGGGCGCTTGATCGGGAACAGAGAGACTCCTATGAGCTCACATTACGCGTGAGGGACGGAGGCGATCCTCCACGGTCCTCGCAGGCCATCCTGCGGGTGATGATCACTGATGTGAATGACAACAGTCCCCGGTTTGAGAAGAGCGTGTATGAGGCAGACCTACTGGAGAACAGTTCCCCTGGCACCCCCATCCTGCAGCTCAAGGCAGCCGACGCAGACGTGGGGGTAAATGGTCAAATAGAGTATGTGTTCGGGGCAGCCACAGAGTCTGTGAGGAGGCTGCTGCGGTTGGACGAGAGCACGGGGTGGCTAAGTGTATTGCACCGCATAGACAGGGAAGAAGTGAGCCAACTGAGGTTCACAGTAATGGCACGTGACCGAGGCCAACCTCCAAAAATGGACAAGGCCACAGTGGTGCTCAACATCAAGGATGAGAACGACAACGTCCCCGCAATTGAGATACGTAAAATTGGACGTATTTTTCTGAAAGATGGAGTTGCAAACGTGGCTGAGGATGTAGTGGTGGACACGCCCATCGCCCTGGTTCAGGTGTCAGATCGCGACCAGGGCGAGAACGGCATTGTGACCTGCACAGTGGTGGGCGACGTTCCCTTCCAGCTCAAGCCAGCGAGCGAGATGGAGGGCGAGCAGAACAAAAAGAAATATTTCCTTCATACATCAGCACCGTTGGACTATGAGGCCATGCAGGAATACAACGTGGTCATCGTGGCTGTGGACTCAGGAAGCCCTAGTCTGGCCAGTAATAACTCTCTGATGGTCAAAGTGGGGGACACAAATGACAACGCTCCCATCTTTAACCTCAATGTAGTAGAGGTGTCATTCCCAGAGAACAATGCTCCTGGTGAGAGGGTGACAACAGTGGCAGCCATTGATGCAGACAGTGCGAAGAACGCTGAAATATCCTATTCCCTCGACTCCTCTGTAAATGGGATTTTCTCTATTGATGCAGACAGTGGAGACATCCGAGTAAACACCATCCTGGATCGAGAGCAAACTGAGCGCTACGAATTTAAAGTGATAGCCAAAGATAAGGGCATAAACACCTTACAGGGTTCCGCAACAGTGGTCGTCCTTGTggcagacaaaaatgacaacgaGCCAAAGTTCATGCAAGATGTGTTTACCTTCTATGTCAAAGAGAACCTCGAGCCAAACAGCCCAGTAGGCATGGTTACAGTCATTGATGTAGATAAAGGCCAAAATGCACAAATGAGTCTTTTtattgaggaggaggaagacatcttttccattgaaaatgacacTGGGACTATTTTCTCAACATTGTCCTTTGACAGGGAGCAGAAAACCACATACACCTTCCGTGTGAAAGCAGTAGATGGAGGTGACCCGCCCAGGTCAGCTACTGCCACCGTGTCACTGTTTGTTATGGATGATAATGACAATGCACCGACTGTCACCTTCCCAATAAACAGCTCCTACACTCTTCTCCCGCCCTCCAGCAACATCAGAACAGTAGTGAGGACGGTTATAGCCACCGACACAGACACTGGCATCAACGCGGACCTCAACTACAGCATTATTGGTGGGAACCCCTTCAAGCTGTTTGAGATTGATGGGGGCACTGGTGTCATTTCACTGGTGGGGAAGCTGGAGCAGAAGCACTATGGACTGCACCGGCTAGTGGTCCAGGTGAATGACAGTGGGCAGCCTTCCCAGAGCACTACAACGCTTGTTCATGTCTATGTTAATGAGACTCTTTCCAATTCCACTGTGGTCGAGGCGCAGGTGGCAAAGAGCCTGAGCACGTCTCTCAATACAAACATCGCCGGTGACCCCAATTACGACCTCAGCAAACAGCGTCTGAGCATTGTCATTGGAGTCGTTTCAGGAATCATGACAGTCATCCTCATTATCCTGGTGGTTGTCATGGCCCGCTACTGTCGGCCCAAGAACAAGAATGGCTATGAGGCCGGCAAGAAGGACCACGAAGATTTCTTCACGCCGCAGCAGCACGACAAGTCCAAGAAGCCCaagaaagacaagaagaagCAGAAGTCCAAGCAGCCGCTCTACAGCAGCATCGTTACAGTGGAGGCCTCTAAGCCCAATGGTCAGCGCTACGATGGCGTCAACGAGAAGCTGTCAGACAGCCCCGGCATGGGCCGCTACCGCTCGGTCAATGGAGGGCCTGGCAGCCCTGATCTGGCTCGACACTACAAGTCCAGCTCACCGCTCCCCACCGTGCAGCTTCACCCGCAGTCCCCAACGGCTGGCAAAAAGCACCAGGCGGTTCAGGACCTGCCCCCAGCCAATACATTTGTTGGCACCGGAGATAACATTTCGCTGGGATCGGACCACTGCTCCGACTACAGCAGTCAGACCATCAACAAGTACAACAAACAG
- the pcdh7b gene encoding protocadherin-7b isoform X7, translating to MRTTGAVDYLYYCMLILQFVHQPAAKQVLRYRLAEEGPPDVRVGNVAADLGIVAGSGEVTFTLESGSDFFKIDNITGELTTNERRIDREKLQQCQMIFDENECFIDFEVSVIGPAQSWVDLFEGKVIILDINDNTPSFPSPVLTLSVEENRPIGTLYLLPTATDRDFGRNGIERYELIQDNGENSRRSSGDSYSGKRRFEEGASRSSVFELQVADTTDGEKQPQLIIKGALDREQRDSYELTLRVRDGGDPPRSSQAILRVMITDVNDNSPRFEKSVYEADLLENSSPGTPILQLKAADADVGVNGQIEYVFGAATESVRRLLRLDESTGWLSVLHRIDREEVSQLRFTVMARDRGQPPKMDKATVVLNIKDENDNVPAIEIRKIGRIFLKDGVANVAEDVVVDTPIALVQVSDRDQGENGIVTCTVVGDVPFQLKPASEMEGEQNKKKYFLHTSAPLDYEAMQEYNVVIVAVDSGSPSLASNNSLMVKVGDTNDNAPIFNLNVVEVSFPENNAPGERVTTVAAIDADSAKNAEISYSLDSSVNGIFSIDADSGDIRVNTILDREQTERYEFKVIAKDKGINTLQGSATVVVLVADKNDNEPKFMQDVFTFYVKENLEPNSPVGMVTVIDVDKGQNAQMSLFIEEEEDIFSIENDTGTIFSTLSFDREQKTTYTFRVKAVDGGDPPRSATATVSLFVMDDNDNAPTVTFPINSSYTLLPPSSNIRTVVRTVIATDTDTGINADLNYSIIGGNPFKLFEIDGGTGVISLVGKLEQKHYGLHRLVVQVNDSGQPSQSTTTLVHVYVNETLSNSTVVEAQVAKSLSTSLNTNIAGDPNYDLSKQRLSIVIGVVSGIMTVILIILVVVMARYCRPKNKNGYEAGKKDHEDFFTPQQHDKSKKPKKDKKKQKSKQPLYSSIVTVEASKPNGQRYDGVNEKLSDSPGMGRYRSVNGGPGSPDLARHYKSSSPLPTVQLHPQSPTAGKKHQAVQDLPPANTFVGTGDNISLGSDHCSDYSSQTINKYNKQTHGRCLT from the coding sequence ATGAGGACTACTGGTGCAGTGGACTATTTGTACTATTGCATGCTCATTCTACAGTTCGTGCATCAGCCCGCTGCCAAGCAAGTGCTCCGGTACCGTTTAGCAGAGGAGGGACCCCCGGACGTGAGGGTGGGCAACGTGGCCGCAGACCTGGGCATCGTTGCCGGGTCCGGCGAGGTGACTTTCACGCTTGAGTCAGGCTCTGATTTTTTCAAAATAGACAACATCACAGGTGAGCTCACCACCAACGAGAGACGGATAGATCGTGAAAAACTACAACAGTGCCAAATGATATTTGATGAGAACGAGTGCTTTATAGATTTTGAGGTATCAGTGATCGGCCCAGCCCAGAGCTGGGTTGATCTCTTTGAGGGAAAAGTCATCATTCTAGATATAAATGATAACACTCCGTCTTTCCCTTCACCTGTCCTGACTCTATCTGTGGAGGAAAACAGACCCATTGGAACCCTTTATTTGCTGCCCACAGCCACAGACAGAGATTTTGGCAGGAATGGAATAGAGAGGTATGAGCTCATTCAGGACAACGGGGAGAACTCAAGGCGCTCCTCCGGGGATTCATACTCTGGGAAGAGGAGGTTTGAGGAGGGCGCAAGCAGGAGTAGTGTCTTTGAGCTGCAAGTTGCAGACACCACTGATGGAGAGAAGCAGCCACAGCTCATCATCAAGGGGGCGCTTGATCGGGAACAGAGAGACTCCTATGAGCTCACATTACGCGTGAGGGACGGAGGCGATCCTCCACGGTCCTCGCAGGCCATCCTGCGGGTGATGATCACTGATGTGAATGACAACAGTCCCCGGTTTGAGAAGAGCGTGTATGAGGCAGACCTACTGGAGAACAGTTCCCCTGGCACCCCCATCCTGCAGCTCAAGGCAGCCGACGCAGACGTGGGGGTAAATGGTCAAATAGAGTATGTGTTCGGGGCAGCCACAGAGTCTGTGAGGAGGCTGCTGCGGTTGGACGAGAGCACGGGGTGGCTAAGTGTATTGCACCGCATAGACAGGGAAGAAGTGAGCCAACTGAGGTTCACAGTAATGGCACGTGACCGAGGCCAACCTCCAAAAATGGACAAGGCCACAGTGGTGCTCAACATCAAGGATGAGAACGACAACGTCCCCGCAATTGAGATACGTAAAATTGGACGTATTTTTCTGAAAGATGGAGTTGCAAACGTGGCTGAGGATGTAGTGGTGGACACGCCCATCGCCCTGGTTCAGGTGTCAGATCGCGACCAGGGCGAGAACGGCATTGTGACCTGCACAGTGGTGGGCGACGTTCCCTTCCAGCTCAAGCCAGCGAGCGAGATGGAGGGCGAGCAGAACAAAAAGAAATATTTCCTTCATACATCAGCACCGTTGGACTATGAGGCCATGCAGGAATACAACGTGGTCATCGTGGCTGTGGACTCAGGAAGCCCTAGTCTGGCCAGTAATAACTCTCTGATGGTCAAAGTGGGGGACACAAATGACAACGCTCCCATCTTTAACCTCAATGTAGTAGAGGTGTCATTCCCAGAGAACAATGCTCCTGGTGAGAGGGTGACAACAGTGGCAGCCATTGATGCAGACAGTGCGAAGAACGCTGAAATATCCTATTCCCTCGACTCCTCTGTAAATGGGATTTTCTCTATTGATGCAGACAGTGGAGACATCCGAGTAAACACCATCCTGGATCGAGAGCAAACTGAGCGCTACGAATTTAAAGTGATAGCCAAAGATAAGGGCATAAACACCTTACAGGGTTCCGCAACAGTGGTCGTCCTTGTggcagacaaaaatgacaacgaGCCAAAGTTCATGCAAGATGTGTTTACCTTCTATGTCAAAGAGAACCTCGAGCCAAACAGCCCAGTAGGCATGGTTACAGTCATTGATGTAGATAAAGGCCAAAATGCACAAATGAGTCTTTTtattgaggaggaggaagacatcttttccattgaaaatgacacTGGGACTATTTTCTCAACATTGTCCTTTGACAGGGAGCAGAAAACCACATACACCTTCCGTGTGAAAGCAGTAGATGGAGGTGACCCGCCCAGGTCAGCTACTGCCACCGTGTCACTGTTTGTTATGGATGATAATGACAATGCACCGACTGTCACCTTCCCAATAAACAGCTCCTACACTCTTCTCCCGCCCTCCAGCAACATCAGAACAGTAGTGAGGACGGTTATAGCCACCGACACAGACACTGGCATCAACGCGGACCTCAACTACAGCATTATTGGTGGGAACCCCTTCAAGCTGTTTGAGATTGATGGGGGCACTGGTGTCATTTCACTGGTGGGGAAGCTGGAGCAGAAGCACTATGGACTGCACCGGCTAGTGGTCCAGGTGAATGACAGTGGGCAGCCTTCCCAGAGCACTACAACGCTTGTTCATGTCTATGTTAATGAGACTCTTTCCAATTCCACTGTGGTCGAGGCGCAGGTGGCAAAGAGCCTGAGCACGTCTCTCAATACAAACATCGCCGGTGACCCCAATTACGACCTCAGCAAACAGCGTCTGAGCATTGTCATTGGAGTCGTTTCAGGAATCATGACAGTCATCCTCATTATCCTGGTGGTTGTCATGGCCCGCTACTGTCGGCCCAAGAACAAGAATGGCTATGAGGCCGGCAAGAAGGACCACGAAGATTTCTTCACGCCGCAGCAGCACGACAAGTCCAAGAAGCCCaagaaagacaagaagaagCAGAAGTCCAAGCAGCCGCTCTACAGCAGCATCGTTACAGTGGAGGCCTCTAAGCCCAATGGTCAGCGCTACGATGGCGTCAACGAGAAGCTGTCAGACAGCCCCGGCATGGGCCGCTACCGCTCGGTCAATGGAGGGCCTGGCAGCCCTGATCTGGCTCGACACTACAAGTCCAGCTCACCGCTCCCCACCGTGCAGCTTCACCCGCAGTCCCCAACGGCTGGCAAAAAGCACCAGGCGGTTCAGGACCTGCCCCCAGCCAATACATTTGTTGGCACCGGAGATAACATTTCGCTGGGATCGGACCACTGCTCCGACTACAGCAGTCAGACCATCAACAAGTACAACAAACAG